The Apodemus sylvaticus chromosome 4, mApoSyl1.1, whole genome shotgun sequence nucleotide sequence GGAGAAACTCCCCTCCACAAGGCAGCGAATGTTGGAAGCCTGGAATGCCTTAGCCTCCTGGTGGCCAGTGATGTCCAGATTGATGTATGCAATAAGAATGGGCAAACAGCTAAAGATCTTGCTTGGTCATATGGCTTTCCAGAATGTGTCAGGTTTCTAACGATGATTAAACGTATGCAGACAGCAAAATCATCAAGTGGGCAGCCCGAGCGGGACCCGCACACTCCTGTGCTGAGACAGAAGCGGAGTTTCAGAACTGTGGAGAGCCGGGTGTTGAAGAGAAagtgttggtgttttgcctgcatctctGTGCATGTTATGCACTtcctgtagagaccagaagaggcactggatttcctggaactggatgactgtgagctaccatgtaagtGCTGGTaaaccctggtcttctggaagCGCCACCAGTGTTCtcagccactaagccatctctccagatgatGCTTAAAAGGACTTGTTTTTATATAACActaaaacatacaaatacattttacttGTTGTCCACTCTGCCAAAGAACCCATCATGTCCAACACCTTACCAATCATTACTGGCGTGCCCACATTCTGGAAATGGTTGACTAGTTCCCGTCCTTGAGAAGCCATTTCTGAACCTTggctaaataaaaagaaatcatcttccATCAGATAACTATTTTCAACATTCGGTCATGTGATGAGTTTGGGGAGGGGGCAAacaaattctttttgtttgtggatcttgaaaaaacaaatgaaGTGGTAGGGGCCTGACTCATTGTAACTTAAAGCAACATAAACTCTAAAATTGTGAAGACTTCtaactggggaaaaaaaacaaaaatagtttgGCTTTCTGCTTCTGGAGGTGCATAAAGGTTCTGGATTTTtaacatgagaaaaaaaatttgaaaaaaaagttcCCTCATTTTCTACCTCTGACGGTACCCACAGTAGTGTTGTCTCTGGTAAAACACACAGGCCTCTGCTCAGCAGGTGTCATCTGTGCTAGCAGAATGACAGCAGATAGTCCATTCTTTGCTTCAATGGggcttgttcattcattcatccattcattcattcaacaaacagtGTCTGAGCACAGCTAGAGTCTCTGGGTATGCATCTCCCTCTATGACCCTACTTTAAGAAGCAgagcctaatatccacttctcagtgagtgcacaccatgtgtgttcttttgtgactgggttacctcactcaggatgatattttttagttccatccatttgtctaagaatttcatgaatccgttgtttttaatagctgagtagtactccattgtgtaaatataccactgtttctgtatccattcctctgttgagggacacctgggtcctttccagattctggctattataaataaggctgctatgaacatagtggagcatgtgtccttattacgtgttggagcatcttctgggagaCTTCAGATTGTACCCTCTATCTGGGACAGAGGTGTTAAAGGTACAGGACACAGTGTGGTACTGACATCTGGAAAGATGGAGGATCTGTCCTTGTACTTTTAGGCCATCTAGGTATTAATCACTCTGCTGGAGGGAGCTAGCCATGGCTAGCCAGGGTAGCTTCCTAGTTCCTAGCCTCCATAGCAGTGAAAGGATGACAGGTGACTCCAGAGGCTGATCCACACTCTGGCCTCCTGTCAAGGCATACATAGCCGATCCCAGAGTTATTCTCAACAGATGCATCTGCCCCTGAGCACCCAGAGTAGGGCCGTCTAATGGAGCAGACCCTCCTTGTAACTTGCATCATGCCTTCCTGCTCTCTACAACTGCTTCCCTGGTATCCCCCTCACTTCGGGGCTATAGCAGACACAACTCAAGCTCCCAGACTCATGGTGCCTATCAAGACTTAGGGCAGTTCCGTTTTAAATGACAGCTTGCTTACTGGCCCAGAAGGTGCAGGGCTGGCTCTGTGTTCACCTAACTTCCCTCCAATGCGTTGTCATGCTTTCTTGGTCGTTGTCTCCCTCGCCATTTTTGTGAATTTTCAGAGCCTCTACCCTTTCTATCTTTGGAATATCTGTTTCTTCCTTACAccaattttgttttttctcctcAACTGGGTCACATGGAGACGGTCCCTAGTCAGTCCTtctaactaatttatttattcaattattaATTTGTTTCCTTGTGGATCCATGGATGTTTACTGTTTTACCGGAGTCAAAGTAAAACactgctttattattttattgggcCACAATTCCCTGTGACAAATTGTGTACAAGttctttatacatacacacacacacacacacacacacacactatgtgtgAAAGAGTGGTTTTTCAGGCTTTGACTTGACCTGAGAGACTCCATTTTGCAAGCAGCTTTTGACTCTATATTTTGAGTGCAAACACAGAGGTGGGATGACTCTCTACTTTGTTGGGCACATAAGTAATGCCATCTGCTCAGCACTTCCCACACAACAGAAAATACATCTTTTCccacaaaaaagatttattcctaAAAAGTAAAGCAAAGATGCCTCCTATACACTTAATCAAAGCGAAATGAGCTAATACGAACATTCCAGAGTATTGAAACCATATCAGGAAGACAAAACCCTTGAACTTACTGAATACGCCACACTGAGGAAAGGGTACCACAGTCCCACCTGGACCCATTACGAAGAAGGACACCCAACACTGTGGTGGTGATGCTCTCTATCCATCTCTTGACCCAGTTTGTGTGCGCATCGAGGTTCCAACAGACAGTGACATCCCAACCGTTCCCAGGGTTCAGTGTGGCATCATCTCCATCTTGATGTGGCCAACTTGAATTGCTGTCTATTTACCTCCAACCGTCTGCCAGACCGGGCCTCGCCCTTCACATCTGCAGTCCTCACAGCCCAGTCCCTCACTTCCACACCTGACTCAGCCCTGAGGCTCCGCTCAACCCTGATTCATCAGTGGGCCTGTAGCAGACCTCCAACAGATCCATTATCCAGCTCCTGCAGAGATGACCTTTGGATTTTTATTAGATTTCTGCTTGCCCCGTTAGGCCTCTCTGGAATTCTGACGCAGTCTCTTTAACCCTTTAAAGCCATTTCTGAACCATATATCTGCATCTCTGACACAGCACACCCTTGACAATGGATAGTTGCCCTCAGGATGTTCCCTTTGATTGGATCTCTGTAAATATTGTCCTCTTTTAAAAACTGGGAGTCTTTTGAAATCAATCCGGGTCTTAAGGTCAGCTTGGGGCATGTGTATGGACTGGGGATCTGGAATGCCCAGTGCTGGCTCTTTTCAGTAGTCCTTTCCTTGGGAGCCCAGCCCACCCAGTTCCTGAGTCACCTCTGACTGGGGCAGGATGGGATCTGGAGTCGACTCTGGAGTGGACTTAGGTGTGGTTCAGTCAGAATCATTTGTGCCTTTTGACACCTTTCCACTTGTCTAATGCTTCGTAAAATAAAGGAGGAACCAaaatgtcaaacacacacacacacacacacagaaagagagagagagagagagaaagagagagagagaacgcacaAATATTTATTACAAACTAGGAAAACAAACCGACCAAATACCATAAGAGGAAAGAGAACTTGCTTTAAAGTGTGGGAAGTGCTGAGC carries:
- the LOC127683723 gene encoding ankyrin repeat domain-containing protein 37-like, encoding MLLLSCNSEEDGLKNLLETGASVNAPPDPQEQSPVHLAAGGGLACFLLWQLQTGADLNQQDVLGETPLHKAANVGSLECLSLLVASDVQIDVCNKNGQTAKDLAWSYGFPECVRFLTMIKRMQTAKSSSGQPERDPHTPVLRQKRSFRTVESRVLKRKCWCFACISVHVMHFL